One window of Arvicola amphibius chromosome 6, mArvAmp1.2, whole genome shotgun sequence genomic DNA carries:
- the Pla2g5 gene encoding phospholipase A2 group V isoform X2, whose product MKGLLTLAWFLVCSVPAVPGGFLELKSMIEEVTGKDPIMNYGFYGCYCGWGGKGTPKDGTDRCCWVHDRCYGELEEKGCGIRTQSYDYRVTQGQVICEYGSFCSTRLCACDRMLVYCLRRNLWSYNPYYQYYPNFLC is encoded by the exons ATGAAGGGCCTCCTCACACTGGCTTGGTTCCTGGTCTGCA GTGTGCCTGCAGTGCCCGGAGGCTTCCTAGAACTGAAGTCCATGATCGAGGAAGTGACTGGGAAGGATCCAATAATGAACTACGGCTTTTATGGCTGCTACTGTGGCTGGGGAGGCAAAGGGACCCCCAAGGATGGGACTGATCG GTGCTGTTGGGTGCATGACCGCTGTTATGGGGAACTGGAGGAGAAAGGCTGTGGCATCCGGACTCAGTCCTATGACTACAGAGTCACACAGGGTCAGGTCATCTGCG AATACGGGTCCTTCTGTTCGACGAGGCTTTGTGCCTGTGATCGGATGCTGGTCTACTGCTTGCGGAGAAACCTCTGGAGCTACAATCCTTATTATCAGTATTACCCCAACTTCCTCTGCTAA
- the Pla2g2d gene encoding group IID secretory phospholipase A2, which translates to MRLALLCGLLLLAGITPTQGGVLNLHKMIKRMTGKTALFNYWFYGCHCGLGGKGDPKDATDRCCQKHDCCYEHLKTDGCRTVTDNYRYNISQGVIHCSDQGSQCEKQLCACDKELASCLKENLSTYNKRLRVYWRPNCKGKTPTC; encoded by the exons ATGAGACTCGCCCTGCTGTGtggcctgctgctgctggctg GTATAACTCCAACCCAGGGAGGGGTCCTGAACCTGCACAAGATGATCAAACGAATGACTGGGAAGACAGCCTTATTCAACTACTGGTTTTATGGCTGTCATTGTGGACTTGGTGGCAAAGGAGACCCCAAAGATGCCACAGACAG GTGCTGTCAAAAACACGACTGTTGCTATGAACACCTGAAGACGGATGGATGCAGAACCGTGACGGACAATTACAGATACAACATTTCCCAGGGTGTTATCCACTGCT CTGACCAAGGGAGCCAGTGTGAGAAGCAGTTGTGTGCTTGTGACAAGGAACTGGCCTCGTGCCTGAAGGAAAACCTGAGCACCTACAACAAGCGCCTGCGGGTCTACTGGCGGCCCAACTGCAAGGGCAAGACTCCCACATGCTAG